Proteins encoded together in one Eublepharis macularius isolate TG4126 chromosome 2, MPM_Emac_v1.0, whole genome shotgun sequence window:
- the ARF6 gene encoding ADP-ribosylation factor 6, with product MGKVLSKIFGNKEMRILMLGLDAAGKTTILYKLKLGQAVTTIPTVGFNVETVTYKNVKFNVWDVGGQDKIRPLWRHYYTGTQGLIFVVDCADRDRIDEARQELHRIINDREMRDAIILIFANKQDLPDAMKPHEIQEKLGLTRIRDRNWYVQPSCATSGDGLYEGLTWLTSNYKS from the coding sequence ATGGGCAAGGTGCTGTCCAAAATCTTCGGCAACAAGGAGATGCGGATCTTGATGCTGGGCCTGGACGCGGCGGGCAAGACCACCATCCTTTACAAACTGAAGCTGGGCCAGGCGGTCACCACCATCCCCACCGTCGGCTTCAACGTGGAGACGGTGACGTACAAAAACGTCAAGTTCAACGTGTGGGATGTGGGGGGCCAGGACAAGATCCGGCCGCTGTGGCGGCATTACTACACGGGCACTCAAGGCCTGATCTTCGTGGTGGACTGCGCCGATAGGGACCGCATCGACGAGGCCCGGCAGGAACTGCACCGCATCATCAACGACCGAGAGATGCGGGATGCTATCATCCTTATCTTCGCCAACAAGCAGGACCTTCCTGATGCCATGAAGCCGCATGAGATCCAAGAAAAATTGGGCCTGACTCGCATCAGGGATAGGAATTGGTATGTTCAGCCGTCCTGTGCCACCTcaggggatggactctatgaagGGCTGACATGGTTAACATCTAACTATAAATCCTAA